In Centropristis striata isolate RG_2023a ecotype Rhode Island chromosome 5, C.striata_1.0, whole genome shotgun sequence, a single genomic region encodes these proteins:
- the LOC131971479 gene encoding LHFPL tetraspan subfamily member 5 protein-like — protein MDLLPAQEAAKIYHTNYVRNSRAIGVMWAVFTICFVIITMVVFIQPFWIGDSVNTPQAGYFGLFHYCIGNALTSELTCKGSVLDFSSIPSPAFRTAMFFVGTSMLLIVGTMVCFSLFFFCNAGNVYKICAWMQLASGVLMVMGCMIYPDGWDSEEVKRMCGQRTDKYSLGNCTVRWAYILAIISILDALLLALLSFTLGNRQDKLLPDDFEVEGGGDNA, from the exons ATGGACCTGCTTCCGGCCCAGGAGGCCGCCAAGATCTACCACACCAACTATGTGAGGAACTCTCGGGCCATCGGCGTCATGTGGGCCGTGTTCACCATCTGCTTCGTGATCATCACCATGGTGGTCTTCATCCAGCCCTTCTGGATCGGGGACAGCGTGAACACGCCGCAGGCCGGATACTTCGGCCTCTTCCACTACTGCATCGGCAACGCGCTCACCTCGGAGCTCACCTGTAAGGGCAGCGTGCTGGACTTCAGCTCCATCCCGTCCCCGGCCTTCAGGACCGCCATGTTCTTCGTGGGGACCTCCATGCTGCTGATCGTGGGCACCATGGTCTGCTTcagcctcttcttcttctgcaacGCCGGCAACGTGTACAAGATCTGCGCGTGGATGCAGCTGGCCTCAG GCGTGTTGATGGTGATGGGCTGCATGATCTACCCGGACGGCTGGGACTCTGAGGAGGTGAAGAGGATGTGTGGCCAGAGGACAGATAAGTACAGCCTGGGGAACTGCACGGTGCGCTGGGCCTACATCCTCGCCATCATCAGCATCCTGGACGCCCTCCTGTTGGCCCTGCTGTCCTTCACCCTCGGCAACCGGCAAGACAAGCTGCTGCCGGATGACTTtgaggtggagggaggaggag ATAATGCCTGA